A genome region from Oenanthe melanoleuca isolate GR-GAL-2019-014 chromosome 2, OMel1.0, whole genome shotgun sequence includes the following:
- the RIDA gene encoding 2-iminobutanoate/2-iminopropanoate deaminase, with protein MYIAGQIGLEPSTGQLVSGGAKEEAKQALKNMGEILKAAGCDYGNVVKTTVLMADMKDYNDINDVYKQFFKANFPARAAYQVAALPRGARVEIEAIAIKGPLQDASA; from the exons ATGTACATTGCAGGGCAGATAGGGCTGGAACCTTCCACTGGGCAGCTTGTCTCTGGAGGGGCAAAGGAGGAAGCCAAGCAG gctCTAAAAAACATGGGAGAAATCCTGAAAGCTGCAGGCTGTGACTATGGCAATG TTGTGAAGACTACAGTTTTGATGGCAGACATGAAGGACTACAATGATATTAATGATGTTTACAAACAAT TTTTCAAGGCAAActtcccagccagagcagcctaTCAAGTTGCTGCCTTGCCCAGA GGGGCCAGAGTTGAGATTGAAGCTATTGCCATTAAGGGACCTCTCCAAGATGCTTCAGCATGA
- the ERICH5 gene encoding glutamate-rich protein 5 — translation MREPCTAPGEGAVSTGTPAASTHVRRKQLSLAVYKTSSFQKFPRTHPAAAPVQGGLAARLRAVCVRAQPRDGHTTSSQYNPDNPALLLLSRLRSGAPYRNPTASGSQAQPHSRTAKHRRGAKSSDSPAQTWTPCPSSQKSAPGQGRAGTAAAVAGLSGGGDLRLHRRAPTRLRSSVLPGGRASRAPTRPDPTRPSGAAAEPARPAMGCSSSARSRPQEPPPLPASSCANTLTADDHVTAADQTQSDPAEHVSLASEETSPDEQLPGEEAPATILDVEGNTESVSKREEPEGTEPLPAGEEDSSELPSVWREESRGPSPPAPGEDAGAPSPGAAEDSGLAEGSDSSVVEVIEKVHITEEEHLTEGETGEQVETELLSETVSEGPETKEEETGEAVDSAAATEIGMLTEEGRTT, via the exons ATGCGGGAGCCGTGCACGGCTCCAGGAGAGGGAGCTGTATCCACGGGTACCCCTGCAGCCTCCACTCACGTTAGGAGAAAGCAACTTTCCTTAGCCGTTTATAAAACTAGTTCTTTCCAGAAAT TCCCCCGGAcgcatcctgcagctgctcctgtgcagggagggctggcagcGAGGCTGCGTGCTGTGTGTGTACGAGCACAGCCCCGGGATGGCCACACCACATCCAGTCAGTATAACCCAGataacccagccctgctgctcctctcccggCTGCGGTCTGGGGCTCCCTACAGAAACCCCACAGCCTCAGGGTCACAGGCTCAGCCGCATTCACGGACCGCCAAACATCGGCGTGGTGCCAAGTCCTCTGATTCCCCTGCCCAGACCTGGACCCCTTGCCCGAGCT CGCAGAAATCCGccccggggcagggcagggcagggacggCCGCGGCGGTGGCGGGGCTGAGCGGCGGGGGGGATTTAAGGCTCCATCGCCGGGCCCCAACCCGGCTCCGGAGCTCGGTGCTGCCCGGCGGCCGCGCCAGCCGCGCTCCGACCCGACCCGACCCGACCCGGCCGTCGGGAGCGGCTGCAgagcccgcccgccccgccatgggctgctccagcagcgcccgcagccgcccccaggagccgccgccgctgccgg CATCCTCATGTGCAAACACCCTGACTGCAGATGACCATGTAACTGCAGCTGACCAGACACAGTCGGACCCAGCAGAGCATGTGAGCCTTGCCTCTGAAGAGACCAGCCCAGACGAGCAGCTGCCGGGAGAGGAGGCTCCAGCCACCATCCTGGACGTGGAGGGGAACACAGAGTCTGTCAGTAAAAGGGAGGAGCCAGAGGGCACCGagcccctgcctgcaggagaggaggacagctctgagctgccctctgtgtggagagaggagagcagggggCCTTCACCGCCAGCACCAGGAGAAGATGCTGGGGCACcatctccaggagcagcagaggacagtgggctggcagagggcagtgacagctctgTAGTGGAAGTCATCGAGAAAGTACATATTACTGAAGAGGAGCACCTCACTGAGG GTGAGACGGGAGAACAGGTGGAAACTGAGCTGCTCAGTGAGACAGTAAGTGAAGGGCctgaaacaaaagaagaagaaacaggagaagctgtggataGTGCAGCAGCGACAGAGATAGGTATGTTGACAGAGGAGGGAAGGACCACATGA